A region of the Chryseobacterium cucumeris genome:
CAGCTTAATCTGAATGATAACAAACGTACCGGTGATTTCAGTCAGACTGCATGGTCTCCAAAAGTAGGAATTGTATATCAGATCGTTAAAGACCAGTTATCTGCCTATGGTAACTATATGAATGGTTTCAGCTATACAGCCCCTGTTGCCCAGCAGCTTCCGGAAATTAGCGGTGAGATGAAACCTCAGATGGCGAATCAGTGGGAAGTAGGAATCAAGGGAAATCTTTGGAGGAATAAAGTGAATTTCACGGTTGGATACTATGATATCCTTGTTGATAATATCCAGAGAGGAACCGGAGTGATCCGTGACGGAAAAGAATACAATATTGTTGTTCAGGATGGAAAGCAAAGAAGCAAAGGGATTGAAATCGAAACCATCATGAACCCTGTTCAGGGATTAAATATCATGGCCGGATATAGCTACAATCACAGCAGATATGAAAAGGCTGATCCCGCTGTAGATGGGCGCCGTCCGGAATCTGCAGGTCCTGCCAATGTATTCAATTCATGGATCAGTTATATTCTTCCGATCAAAGGACTTCAGGGACTAGGAATTGGTTTCGGGGTAAATCGTGTTGGAAAACAGATTACCGGAAATAAAGTGGTTACCAGACAATTTGTATTTCCTGCCTATACTTTAGTGAATGCTTCCATTTCTCTTGAAAAAGAAAGATACAGATTAGGGTTTAAAATGAACAACCTGGGGAATGCACAATATTTTGCAGGGCAGGGAGTGGTAGTCGCTCAGATGCCTCGTAATTTTGTTGCTGAGGTAAGCTTTAAATTTTAAGAATGAAGCTGAAATTCAGAAAAATTGCCTATCAGTTACATCTATGGCTCGGACTAACGTCCGGGCTTATAGTTGTTATCATGGCCGCTACAGGATGTATCCTGGCTTTTGAAGAAGAATTAAAACATATTGTTCACCCCAACAGATATTACGTTGAAAATATCGGAAGAAAAAAACTTTCACTGTCTGAACTTACGGAAAAAGCAGAAAAAGCACTTCCCGAAGGTTTAAAGGTCAAAAGAGTTGTTATGCCTTCTGATCCCTTACGAACGTATGTATTCCGTACCTTAAAAATGGATGACGAAGCATGGACGTATTGGGGAACTTATCTTTATTATTACCGGATCTATGTAGATCCTTATACCGGAAAAATACAGGAAGTGGAAGACGCCAAAAAGGATTTCTTTGAAATTGTACTGGATCTTCACCGAAGACTTCTATTGGGTGAGAAAATTGGGAAAACGATTACCGGTTATTCCACATTGATATTTGCTGTCATTCTTTTATCGGGGCTTGTGATATGGTATCCCCGAAAAATGAGTAAAGCCATGCTGAAAGGAATGTTTTTCATTAAAATATCGGCCAATTGGAAAAGGATTAATTATGACGCTCATAATGTTTTGGGATTCTATGCCATTATTCCTTTACTTTTAATCTCTTATTCTGCATTGATATGGAGCTTTGAAGATGTAGATAAATGTGTAAAGAACACATTGAACAGAAATACGCCCACAGAAAAGAAAGCTAAGAGTACAATTCCTTCCGAAGAATTTTCAAACCGGGAAAATATTCTCAATCTGATTGGAAATACTATGGAAAAAGGATTGAAAGACAAAAAATCTGTACTTGTCAACTTTCCAAGATCGGAAGAAGGAACCTACTATGCTGAGCTGACGTATGACGGAAGACAATACAGAAATGAACATTTTAATTTTGATCAATATTCAGGAGAAGTTTTAAAATCTCAATCGTATAAAAACAAAAATATAGGATATGGAACCGCATTAAGAGAAAGAAATTATGATCTTCACACCGGAAGTATCCTGGGACTGACCACCAGAATTATCTATTTTCTGGCAGCAATTATCTCACTATCACTCCCGATTACCGGTTTTATTATCTATTTGAATAAGAAAAAGAAGAAACCAAAACATAAGAAGAACAAAGTAGTTTTTCCTACTCATCATTAATAAAGAGA
Encoded here:
- a CDS encoding PepSY-associated TM helix domain-containing protein; this encodes MKLKFRKIAYQLHLWLGLTSGLIVVIMAATGCILAFEEELKHIVHPNRYYVENIGRKKLSLSELTEKAEKALPEGLKVKRVVMPSDPLRTYVFRTLKMDDEAWTYWGTYLYYYRIYVDPYTGKIQEVEDAKKDFFEIVLDLHRRLLLGEKIGKTITGYSTLIFAVILLSGLVIWYPRKMSKAMLKGMFFIKISANWKRINYDAHNVLGFYAIIPLLLISYSALIWSFEDVDKCVKNTLNRNTPTEKKAKSTIPSEEFSNRENILNLIGNTMEKGLKDKKSVLVNFPRSEEGTYYAELTYDGRQYRNEHFNFDQYSGEVLKSQSYKNKNIGYGTALRERNYDLHTGSILGLTTRIIYFLAAIISLSLPITGFIIYLNKKKKKPKHKKNKVVFPTHH